From the genome of Thermogutta terrifontis, one region includes:
- a CDS encoding response regulator, whose amino-acid sequence MGAKVLVADDSSTMRKIIIRSLQAVGVQEAVEAADGNEAIALFKPGEYSLVLTDWNMPGRSGLEVIQAIRAQDPNVPIIMVTTEAEKSRVLQAIQAGVSDYLVKPFTADTLREKLEKHGCAC is encoded by the coding sequence ATGGGAGCTAAAGTTTTGGTGGCGGACGATTCCAGCACCATGCGGAAGATCATCATTCGCTCACTTCAGGCGGTGGGCGTTCAGGAGGCTGTGGAGGCTGCCGACGGGAACGAGGCGATTGCCCTCTTTAAGCCCGGGGAGTACAGCCTCGTGCTCACCGACTGGAACATGCCCGGCCGATCGGGACTGGAGGTCATTCAGGCCATTCGGGCACAAGACCCCAACGTTCCGATCATCATGGTTACGACCGAAGCGGAAAAGAGCCGGGTTCTCCAGGCGATCCAGGCCGGTGTTTCGGATTACCTGGTGAAGCCTTTCACCGCCGACACACTTCGTGAAAAACTGGAAAAACACGGCTGCGCGTGCTGA